The DNA sequence TTAGTGTTATAATGccataataacaaaaatttgtGCAATAGTTTGAAAGTCATTAAAATTGCAACACACATTGTgttaattttgatgattaaCCTTGTTTTAAGTCCTTTCTGTATCTACTCACAACAATGCATCAAATTCATAGTAATTACAATTCTCTCACAATGAAAAGAGacaatatatcaaattcacaACTATAATTCTCTcaaaatgagaagaaatgaTGCATCAAATTCATAGTAATTACAATTCTCTCACAATGAAAAGAGacaatatatcaaattcacaACTATAATTCTCTcaaaatgagaagaaatgaTACATCAAATTCACAACTATAACTCTCTCACAATGAAAACAGACAACACATCAAATTCTTAACTATAATGCACTCTGAGAAATAATGCAGACAAACATAGACTTACTCACGAGCAACAACCACCACCTGCTTCCCGACGTTGCGACCGGAGAATAGGCCGACGAGAGCCCCAGGCGCGCTTTCAATGCCTTCAGCTATGTCTTCAACGCATGTGATTTTCCCTTCCTTGATTAGAGGCACAACCATCTCCAGGAACTTCGGGTAGAGATGGTAGTGGTCGGAAACGATAAATCCTTCCATACGGATCCGTTTTGTTATTAGGTTAGACAAGTTGTGGACGCATTCGGGCTTCTCAAGGCTGTATTGGGAGATCATCCCACAAACAGCAATGCGACCATGGAGTCTCATGTTGTTTAGCACCGCTTCGAGCATCTTCCCTCCCACGTTCTCAAAGTAGATGTCGATGCCATCGGGGAAGTACCTAATTAACAACAACACAAATTTGTTATGATTTATTATGAACTAATGAATTTATATAAGGACAGATTGCCAGAAAAAACATacaatttggtcaaattctaaTATGCCTCCTAACCTTATAAATTAACCGAAAAAACCATacaatttggtcaaattccaTACTTCATGGTTTTTTGGCTGATTTTCAAAGTTGTGAGACGAATGAGAATTTTACCAAACTTTATGATTGCCGGATATACACACATACATCACACACAGATGATTTTTATGACAATTTGTGTGGGATACAAAAAAGATTCTTTTCTTATATAAGAACCTAaatatgtgtatgtgtgttaAATTACTATCCTTCAAAGTTAAATGaatatacacatttttataaCAATGATAGAATATAGGGAGGAAAAATTCACCTCTTCAAAGCTGCATTATAGTCTTGCTCTTCTTTGTAGTTAAATGCTTCATCAAACCCGAATTTGTTCTTCAAGAGATCGACCTTCATCAAAGCAACAGCCGACATTAAGTGCTAACGAACCAGCTTGTTCATCACATGTGAAACATAAACTTGCTTCCGAAGAAAATTAACACAAATAGACAACCAATCAAGCTGACAATCTAATACGATGGGCCATGTAATCCCGACCTTTTCTTTGCTCCCTGCACTCCCAACAACGTAACACCCTGCAGTCTTGGCAAACTGACCAACGATCTGACCAACAGCTCCGGATGCAGCAGAGACATACACAGTTTCCCCCTTTTTGGGAGAGCACAACTCGAATAAACCAACATAAGCTGTCATGCCAGTCATGCCTAAAGTGAAAACACGAAACACATTGATTCAGCGTGTGTATAGATAAAATCGAAGATAGTGAATATCATATTTCATATCCTTAGCCTCACGTCCATACATCTCCTATCGTTGAAGTTCAGAAATTAGCAAGATACACACAATTATTCATGGCTAACACAAATCCAACATTTCCCCCTCCTTATTCAAACAGTATGAAGTTCATCAACAGCTCGTTTTCGTTAACAGTTTAACCGCATACACAGATAAATACTTCTGCAGAATCATAAACAGCTAGTTCTACCTCAGACAAATAGCACTGGGAAGCAGGAATCAAGCGTGAAATTTAAAGTCGATAATCAAAAGGGGCTCGAGAAACTCACCAAGAATCCCTGTATAGTA is a window from the Salvia hispanica cultivar TCC Black 2014 chromosome 1, UniMelb_Shisp_WGS_1.0, whole genome shotgun sequence genome containing:
- the LOC125200653 gene encoding 2-alkenal reductase (NADP(+)-dependent)-like isoform X2; the encoded protein is MGEEISNKQVILNNYVKSSVKESDMSLRTSKIQLKIPSGCDGAVLVKNLYLSCDPYMLSRMKKLEGHYTASFTPDSPINGYGVSKVLDSTHPNFKTGELVWGFTGWEEYSLIKDPSLLFKVHDKDLPLSYYTGILGMTGMTAYVGLFELCSPKKGETVYVSAASGAVGQIVGQFAKTAGCYVVGSAGSKEKVDLLKNKFGFDEAFNYKEEQDYNAALKRYFPDGIDIYFENVGGKMLEAVLNNMRLHGRIAVCGMISQYSLEKPECVHNLSNLITKRIRMEGFIVSDHYHLYPKFLEMVVPLIKEGKITCVEDIAEGIESAPGALVGLFSGRNVGKQVVVVARE